From Paenibacillus sp. PK3_47, the proteins below share one genomic window:
- a CDS encoding sensor histidine kinase has translation MRYRSFRGSIRYKLSVFLMAAILVPIAASILISYFYTKLSLKDDSIRENSNTVRQGTTSLMGQLNAMNNISLYAYNNIRMTNSLYNILVQGRSDFMVENNIYSGLHAIEQSARDIQQVYLYSDLADQSWLLIDGYLKRGPGSSGLDGHFVQPLDKNDPFLEPPHPSHNYGMEEFPYSPSNTVFTIHRPVYRAPLKERIGVLSIDFKLDEFRSIMNMLYDKGQENIYLLDDTGTAIYTSREEEIGTKPDYAWLQHARYSFTGAGHFDWRGDDGFNGIVVFEKFELIGRIWIVAKQIPDSYLYSNAASVLRINMLVLLTFLFIAIAAALFVSVMVTAPIKRLTESIRKIKLGKLQFDSDPDRSDEVGVLGSAIKNMVDTIDNLIMRELRLELANKDNQLKALQAQINPHFIFNTLQSIGSVALHHKVPRIYELTSSLGLMMRYNMNTEEPVVPLSKEIAHAQAYLELQQQRFKDRLRYRIVTSRDAALDTPVPKMILQPLVENCFKHGFESAEQAEITISVEGGSQILSVTVTDNGPGVTPERLLELQLQIASEQPGGTEGGSIGLINVISRLRLFFNDKAAVTIGHAEPHGFSVHIGIPLTEGAIYHESTDRR, from the coding sequence TTGAGATACCGCAGCTTCCGGGGCAGCATACGCTACAAGCTGAGCGTCTTTCTGATGGCCGCCATTCTGGTGCCGATCGCCGCCTCCATCCTGATTTCCTATTTTTACACCAAACTCTCCTTAAAAGATGATTCCATCCGCGAAAATTCAAACACGGTCCGCCAAGGGACCACCAGCCTTATGGGGCAGCTGAACGCAATGAACAATATCTCCCTGTACGCTTACAACAACATCCGGATGACGAACAGCCTGTATAACATTCTGGTGCAGGGACGTAGCGACTTTATGGTAGAGAACAATATTTATTCCGGCCTGCACGCCATTGAGCAGTCCGCCAGGGATATTCAGCAGGTGTATTTGTATTCCGATCTCGCCGACCAGTCCTGGCTGCTGATCGACGGTTATCTGAAGCGCGGGCCGGGCAGCAGCGGATTAGACGGTCATTTCGTGCAGCCGCTTGATAAAAACGATCCTTTTCTGGAGCCGCCCCATCCTTCGCATAATTACGGCATGGAGGAATTTCCGTACAGCCCTTCCAACACCGTATTTACCATTCACCGTCCGGTGTACCGGGCACCGCTCAAGGAACGGATCGGCGTGCTGTCGATCGACTTCAAGCTGGATGAATTCCGCAGTATCATGAACATGCTTTATGATAAGGGCCAGGAGAATATCTATCTGCTGGACGACACCGGAACTGCCATCTATACCTCCAGGGAAGAAGAAATCGGCACCAAACCCGACTATGCTTGGCTGCAGCATGCCCGCTACAGCTTCACGGGGGCCGGCCACTTTGACTGGCGCGGGGACGACGGCTTCAACGGCATCGTCGTTTTCGAGAAGTTCGAGCTGATCGGACGCATCTGGATCGTCGCCAAGCAGATTCCTGACAGCTACCTGTACAGCAATGCGGCAAGTGTGCTGCGGATCAATATGCTTGTGCTGCTGACCTTTCTGTTCATTGCAATCGCCGCCGCTCTGTTCGTCTCGGTCATGGTAACGGCTCCGATCAAGCGGTTGACCGAATCGATCCGCAAGATCAAGCTCGGAAAGCTCCAGTTTGACAGCGATCCGGACCGCAGTGATGAAGTCGGCGTACTCGGCAGCGCAATCAAAAACATGGTCGATACGATCGATAATCTGATTATGCGGGAGCTGCGGCTGGAGCTGGCCAACAAGGATAATCAGCTGAAAGCGCTTCAGGCGCAAATTAATCCGCATTTTATTTTTAATACGCTGCAGTCTATCGGCTCGGTCGCCCTGCACCATAAGGTGCCGCGGATTTACGAGCTCACCTCTTCCCTCGGCCTGATGATGCGCTACAACATGAATACGGAAGAACCAGTTGTTCCGCTATCCAAGGAAATTGCCCATGCACAGGCTTACCTGGAGCTGCAGCAGCAGCGGTTCAAGGACAGGCTCCGCTACCGCATTGTAACCAGCAGGGACGCCGCCCTTGACACGCCGGTTCCCAAAATGATCCTGCAGCCGCTTGTCGAGAACTGCTTCAAACACGGCTTCGAATCGGCGGAACAGGCTGAGATCACCATTTCAGTGGAAGGCGGCAGTCAAATACTCAGCGTTACGGTCACCGATAACGGTCCCGGTGTCACCCCTGAGCGGCTGCTGGAGCTTCAGCTGCAGATTGCCAGTGAACAGCCGGGCGGCACAGAAGGCGGCAGCATCGGCCTGATCAATGTCATCTCCCGGCTGCGCCTTTTCTTTAACGATAAAGCAGCTGTAACAATCGGACATGCGGAGCCGCACGGCTTCTCCGTACACATCGGAATCCCCCTGACGGAAGGAGCGATATACCATGAAAGTACTGATCGTCGATGA
- a CDS encoding extracellular solute-binding protein codes for MKKWSSLLMAGSLSLAVLTAGCSGGGSNAGSEANSTDPDTAGSKDEITLYTIQSTNPNFKAWLDEAQEKSGVKINWVAAPTDSDTRQQKISTILSSGDSTVDILEINDEMATSFKNAGWLDPLQDTVLTEDIMKQLPQGYMKDMLTSAKGDVFGVPSYTGYLALWVDQKKLDAAGMTSIETKEDYVNFLKATTRDGQYGYGGSWEKTYVSNEIATFVNLFGGDYYDWTNENSREAVKFMYDMANTWKVTPVDQIADKYEQMNQKFIDGKYASVFMWGTGTDYKQANRYGPDQIHMVNMPEFAKRSIFTDSWSYVLNSASKNKEAAIKFLQYVASEDGELSGWKNFDRYPARADVSANEAVTGDIKEIYTLIQSTNEVHGRPMLPQTMEFISEMGTLFQNYIQDKITLDEFCQKAQDAVERYQ; via the coding sequence ATGAAAAAATGGTCATCCCTACTGATGGCAGGCTCGCTGTCGCTGGCGGTATTAACTGCCGGATGCTCGGGCGGAGGCTCAAATGCGGGCAGTGAGGCGAATAGCACGGATCCCGATACAGCAGGCAGCAAGGATGAAATTACACTCTACACTATTCAATCCACCAATCCAAATTTTAAGGCCTGGCTGGATGAAGCGCAGGAGAAAAGCGGGGTCAAAATCAATTGGGTCGCCGCACCGACCGATTCAGATACCCGTCAGCAGAAAATTTCCACCATCCTTTCTTCGGGCGACAGCACTGTGGACATTCTGGAAATCAACGATGAAATGGCCACTTCCTTTAAAAACGCCGGCTGGCTGGACCCGCTGCAGGATACGGTGCTGACTGAGGATATTATGAAGCAGCTGCCACAGGGCTATATGAAGGATATGCTAACCTCCGCCAAAGGCGATGTGTTCGGCGTCCCAAGCTATACTGGCTATCTCGCGCTGTGGGTCGACCAGAAGAAGCTGGATGCAGCCGGAATGACCTCAATTGAAACCAAAGAGGATTATGTGAATTTTCTGAAGGCTACAACGAGGGACGGTCAGTACGGCTACGGCGGCTCCTGGGAAAAGACATACGTTTCTAACGAAATTGCAACCTTTGTCAATTTGTTCGGTGGCGACTACTATGACTGGACCAATGAGAACAGCCGCGAGGCGGTCAAGTTTATGTACGACATGGCCAATACTTGGAAGGTGACGCCAGTCGATCAGATTGCGGACAAATATGAGCAGATGAACCAAAAATTTATTGACGGCAAATACGCGTCTGTGTTCATGTGGGGGACAGGCACGGATTATAAACAGGCGAACCGGTACGGACCTGATCAGATCCATATGGTTAATATGCCCGAATTTGCAAAACGCAGCATTTTCACCGATTCCTGGAGTTATGTGCTGAATTCGGCTTCCAAAAATAAAGAGGCGGCAATCAAATTTCTCCAGTATGTAGCCAGCGAGGACGGCGAGCTGAGCGGCTGGAAGAATTTTGACCGCTACCCGGCCAGAGCAGACGTCTCAGCTAATGAAGCGGTGACCGGCGACATTAAGGAAATCTATACTCTGATCCAGTCCACCAATGAGGTTCACGGACGCCCGATGCTCCCGCAGACGATGGAATTCATCTCCGAGATGGGCACGCTGTTCCAGAACTATATTCAGGATAAAATTACGCTGGACGAATTCTGCCAGAAAGCGCAGGATGCGGTTGAACGCTACCAGTAA
- a CDS encoding sugar ABC transporter permease yields the protein MYASRKYWAIAWVLVLPALIIRVFTTIYPIIETFRISLYEVKLLRGIREFVGFGNFIEMFQDSKVIASIEFTAIFVAGSMIGHIVLGIALALILNMKFAGQKVLRTIVLLPWAMPMVVIAMASKWAFNNEYGLINDFVRWFNPNFSLDWLIHTNTARYAVIAVDLWKDLPFFAILVLAGLQFISAEMYEAAKIDGAGHVRSFFSITLPLLSRNILMLSIFFTMWRITSFDVVYAMTSGGPGESTALIAYRVTTEAFTNLNTGYAAAIAVVLFLVMALLSGLSMSAAKRVDY from the coding sequence ATGTATGCCAGCCGAAAATATTGGGCGATAGCTTGGGTTCTAGTGCTGCCCGCGCTGATTATCCGGGTGTTCACGACCATCTATCCCATCATTGAAACGTTCCGCATCAGTCTTTACGAAGTCAAGCTGCTGCGGGGGATCCGCGAGTTCGTCGGCTTCGGTAACTTCATTGAAATGTTCCAGGATTCCAAGGTGATCGCCTCTATCGAATTTACGGCCATTTTTGTAGCGGGCTCCATGATCGGCCACATCGTGCTGGGTATTGCGCTTGCGCTTATTCTCAATATGAAATTCGCAGGGCAAAAGGTGCTGCGGACGATTGTGCTGCTGCCCTGGGCCATGCCCATGGTGGTCATTGCTATGGCCTCAAAGTGGGCGTTCAACAATGAATACGGGCTGATTAATGATTTTGTCCGCTGGTTTAACCCGAATTTTAGTCTGGACTGGCTTATCCATACGAATACGGCACGTTATGCCGTCATTGCCGTTGACCTGTGGAAGGATTTACCCTTCTTCGCCATTTTGGTGCTGGCCGGGCTGCAGTTTATTTCCGCAGAAATGTATGAAGCAGCCAAAATTGACGGGGCAGGCCACGTCCGTTCATTCTTCAGCATTACGCTGCCTCTGTTGTCCCGCAATATTCTGATGCTGAGCATTTTCTTTACAATGTGGCGGATAACCTCCTTCGACGTCGTGTATGCGATGACGAGCGGGGGACCCGGAGAAAGTACTGCACTGATCGCCTACCGGGTAACAACCGAGGCGTTTACGAATCTCAACACGGGCTATGCCGCCGCAATTGCGGTTGTGCTGTTTCTGGTCATGGCTCTGCTCAGCGGGCTCAGCATGTCCGCAGCCAAACGCGTAGACTACTAA
- a CDS encoding carbohydrate ABC transporter permease codes for MTTQNPRPLPLTLLMWGLALIVAFLILFPLWWIFISSITPAGELFSKPIKYWPDHPTLASYRYLIENVGLLPKIWDTAIIVGLSILIGMIVSVMAAFSFARFRTRGLAVAVGFLLASMLIPDVVTARPLYDFLRSVHLYDTYTGLIILYISGILPFTILILQNYLNDIPVSIEESAAIDGCGFYQSLIYVTVPLLRPALATVCIVNFITCLNNFFTPLFYSNGISVLSTAITQLPLRDNMYAVPWDLVSAMGWIIIVPIIVFVAIFQRQIMEGIMAGGVKG; via the coding sequence ATGACGACCCAAAACCCCAGACCGCTGCCGCTCACCCTGCTCATGTGGGGCCTGGCCCTGATCGTAGCCTTTCTGATCCTGTTTCCGCTCTGGTGGATCTTTATTTCCTCCATTACGCCAGCGGGGGAGCTGTTCTCTAAACCGATCAAATATTGGCCCGATCATCCGACGCTTGCCAGCTACCGCTATCTGATTGAGAATGTGGGGCTGCTGCCGAAAATTTGGGATACCGCCATTATCGTCGGACTGTCGATATTGATCGGGATGATCGTGTCCGTTATGGCTGCCTTCAGCTTCGCCCGGTTCCGCACCAGGGGTCTTGCCGTTGCCGTCGGCTTCCTGCTGGCATCCATGCTGATTCCCGATGTCGTTACCGCCCGTCCGCTGTATGATTTCCTGCGCAGCGTGCATCTGTATGATACGTATACGGGGCTGATTATCTTATATATCAGCGGCATTCTTCCGTTTACGATTCTGATTCTGCAGAACTATCTGAATGATATCCCGGTTTCGATCGAGGAGTCGGCGGCCATCGACGGCTGCGGTTTTTATCAGTCGCTGATTTACGTTACCGTACCGCTGCTCCGTCCGGCGCTGGCAACCGTCTGTATCGTCAACTTTATTACATGCCTTAACAACTTCTTCACGCCGCTGTTCTACTCGAACGGAATTTCGGTGCTGTCCACAGCCATTACGCAGCTGCCGCTTAGAGACAATATGTACGCTGTGCCGTGGGACCTGGTCAGCGCCATGGGGTGGATCATTATTGTGCCGATTATCGTCTTCGTCGCGATCTTCCAGAGACAGATTATGGAGGGAATTATGGCTGGCGGAGTTAAAGGCTGA
- a CDS encoding glycoside hydrolase family 172 protein, translating to MVEHPFVGGLTALPLLKSCRSRAVNAENPKGEKGKGGMAASHLGPSRKGSPCIRDVASGATALLADIEGPGVIEHIWITVTDRTEADTFVLRDLVLRMYWDDETEPSVESPLGDFFCSGFGRGCTVNSQAIVVNPTRGFNCYFPMPFRRKARIEIENQHEAPIPALFYQIDYCLHDELPEQTAYFHAHWRRQRMTSKAEDYVILDNVKGRGQYVGTYIALTTLERYWWGEGEMKMYIDGDDEYPTICGTGMEDYFGGAWSFATQKDGKTVENTYCTPYMGYPYYSAHDEAVHNFYHNDDAPPMRGFYRWHILDPIRFHEDLKVTVQQIGVYKKGLFERQDDVASVAYWYQTEPHQPFEPLMSKEERWPR from the coding sequence ATGGTTGAACATCCGTTTGTGGGAGGGCTTACAGCGCTTCCCCTGCTCAAATCCTGCCGGAGCCGGGCCGTTAACGCTGAGAATCCGAAAGGTGAAAAAGGCAAGGGAGGCATGGCGGCCAGCCATCTCGGCCCTTCCCGCAAAGGCTCTCCCTGCATCCGGGACGTAGCGTCCGGCGCAACTGCCTTGCTGGCTGATATTGAGGGTCCCGGTGTCATCGAACATATCTGGATCACCGTCACCGACCGGACTGAAGCAGACACCTTTGTCTTAAGGGACTTGGTGCTGCGCATGTATTGGGATGATGAGACTGAACCTTCCGTAGAAAGCCCGCTCGGGGATTTCTTCTGCAGCGGTTTCGGGCGAGGCTGCACCGTCAATTCCCAGGCGATTGTCGTCAATCCGACACGGGGCTTCAACTGCTACTTCCCGATGCCGTTTAGGCGTAAAGCGAGAATTGAAATCGAGAACCAGCATGAAGCGCCTATTCCGGCCCTTTTTTATCAGATCGATTACTGCCTGCATGATGAATTGCCTGAGCAGACCGCCTATTTCCACGCCCATTGGAGGCGGCAGCGGATGACCAGCAAGGCAGAGGATTACGTCATTCTGGACAATGTAAAGGGCCGAGGACAGTACGTGGGAACCTATATCGCGCTGACGACCCTGGAGCGGTATTGGTGGGGAGAAGGCGAAATGAAGATGTATATCGACGGGGACGACGAATATCCGACGATCTGCGGTACGGGGATGGAGGATTATTTCGGAGGTGCCTGGAGCTTTGCGACACAGAAGGACGGAAAGACAGTGGAGAACACGTACTGTACGCCTTACATGGGGTACCCGTATTATTCTGCTCATGACGAGGCCGTTCATAATTTCTATCATAATGACGACGCGCCGCCGATGCGCGGGTTCTACCGCTGGCATATACTGGACCCGATCCGGTTCCATGAGGACCTTAAAGTGACGGTTCAGCAGATCGGAGTCTACAAAAAGGGCTTGTTCGAGCGTCAGGACGATGTAGCTTCGGTCGCATACTGGTATCAGACAGAGCCGCACCAGCCGTTCGAACCGCTGATGTCCAAGGAAGAGCGCTGGCCGAGATAA